A single region of the Malaclemys terrapin pileata isolate rMalTer1 chromosome 4, rMalTer1.hap1, whole genome shotgun sequence genome encodes:
- the PRELP gene encoding prolargin, translating into MKAAFRLLLLLILVLISEVNGQRQKPARKPARKPARPTPEPVEPTELPPPLPPGPPSVFPDCPRECFCPPDFPSALYCDSRNLRKVPLIPPRIHYLYLQNNFIDSLPEESFKNATELRWVNLDNNRIKKLDRRVMEQMDSLVFLYLEKNQLKEVPSFLPVNLEQLRLSRNQISKIPSGVFNKLEHLVLLDLHHNKLSDGVFNKNTFRGLKNLMQLNLAHNILRKLPPGLPSAVHQLFLDRNNIEDIPDDYFKEFPNLAFLRLNYNQISDKGLPKNSFNLSNLLVLQLAHNKLTTMPFINPKLEHLYLNDNSIEKINGTQICPTALVTFQDFSSDLENVPRLRYLRLDGNQLKPPIPLDLMMCFRLLQSVVF; encoded by the exons ATGAAGGCAGCATTCAGATTGCTTCTCCTCCTCATCCTTGTGTTGATCTCTGAAGTGAACGGGCAGAGGCAGAAGCCTGCGCGGAAGCCCGCGCGGAAGCCCGCCCGCCCAACTCCCGAGCCAGTCGAGCCAACAGAGCTGCCTCCGCCCCTGCCGCCGGGCCCCCCCTCCGTCTTCCCGGATTGCCCCAGAGAATGCTTTTGTCCTCCAGACTTCCCCTCGGCCCTCTACTGTGACAGCCGCAACCTGAGGAAAGTGCCCCTCATCCCTCCCAGGATCCACTACCTCTATCTCCAGAACAACTTCATTGACAGCCTCCCGGAGGAGTCCTTCAAGAATGCCACGGAGCTGAGGTGGGTCAACCTGGACAACAACCGCATCAAGAAGTTGGACCGGCGGGTGATGGAGCAGATGGACAGCCTCGTCTTTCTGTACCTGGAGAAGAACCAGCTGAAGGAGGTGCCATCCTTCCTGCCAgtcaacctggagcagctgcGTCTGAGCAGGAATCAGATCTCCAAGATCCCCTCTGGGGTTTTCAACAAGCTGGAGCACCTGGTCCTCCTGGACCTGCACCACAACAAGCTGAGTGATGGAGTCTTCAACAAAAACACCTTCAGGGGGCTCAAGAACCTCATGCAACTCAACCTAGCCCACAACATCCTGCGGAAGTTGCCCCCTGGGCTGCCCAGTGCTGTCCACCAGCTCTTCCTAGACAGGAACAACATTGAGGACATCCCCGATGACTACTTCAAAGAATTCCCCAATTTGGCCTTCCTCAGGCTCAACTACAATCAGATTTCTGACAAAGGGCTGCCCAAGAACTCCTTCAACCTCAGCAACCTGCTGGTGCTGCAACTGGCGCATAATAAGCTCACCACCATGCCCTTCATCAACCCCAAACTGGAGCACCTCTACCTAAACGACAATTCCATTGAAA AAATCAACGGGACCCAGATTTGCCCCACCGCCCTGGTCACCTTCCAAGACTTCTCCTCAGATCTAGAAAACGTGCCCCGGCTTCGCTACCTGCGCCTGGACGGCAACCAATTGAAACCTCCCATCCCCTTGGACCTCATGATGTGCTTCCGGCTCCTACAGTCAGTCGTGTTTTAA